One genomic window of Brevundimonas vesicularis includes the following:
- the scpB gene encoding SMC-Scp complex subunit ScpB — protein sequence MSDLSFQPDEAEIERRVEALLFAAAGPLTAAEIAARLPANSNVARAISGLRARYEGRGVELECVADRWRFRTAPDLAFMMTQEREEPRRLSKAALETLAIIAYHQPVTRAEIESVRGVSISKGTLDLLLEMGFVRLRGRRRTPGRPVTYATTDRFLEHFGLATLYDLPGVQEMKAAGLLDLSLPVGFEVPDPSRASEADDEDGTLPLEDEAPEFAQDFVGERGGPG from the coding sequence GTGAGCGACCTGTCGTTCCAGCCCGACGAGGCCGAGATCGAACGGCGGGTCGAGGCCCTGCTGTTCGCCGCCGCCGGGCCGTTGACGGCGGCCGAGATCGCCGCGCGCCTGCCCGCGAACTCCAACGTCGCCCGCGCCATATCGGGTCTGCGCGCCCGCTATGAGGGGCGGGGGGTCGAGCTGGAGTGCGTCGCCGACCGCTGGCGCTTTCGCACCGCGCCGGACCTGGCCTTCATGATGACGCAGGAGCGCGAGGAGCCGCGCCGGCTGTCCAAGGCCGCGCTGGAGACCCTGGCCATCATCGCCTATCACCAGCCCGTCACCCGCGCCGAGATCGAGAGCGTGCGCGGCGTCAGCATCTCCAAGGGCACGCTGGACCTGTTGCTGGAGATGGGGTTCGTGCGGCTGCGCGGACGCAGGCGCACGCCGGGGCGGCCCGTCACGTATGCGACCACCGACCGGTTCCTGGAGCATTTCGGCCTGGCGACCCTGTATGACCTGCCAGGCGTGCAGGAGATGAAGGCGGCGGGCCTGCTGGACCTGTCGCTGCCGGTCGGATTCGAGGTGCCCGACCCCAGCCGCGCGTCGGAGGCCGACGACGAGGACGGGACCCTGCCGCTGGAAGACGAGGCGCCCGAGTTCGCCCAGGATTTCGTCGGCGAACGCGGCGGACCTGGATGA
- a CDS encoding segregation and condensation protein A: MTESFQPNLDFNAEEVEEREAFVVDLEGYEGPLHVLLALARNQKVDLLKLSITQLAEQYLAFVHEARRRNFALAADYLVMASWLAYLKSRLLLPRTDKGKAEEPPAEEMAAALAFRLQKLEAMRKAVEQLMARPQLKRDVFTRGDPEATVITPSDRIDASLYELMSAYVVQRRREEARRYAPGQRVEAFPLEAARDWLREIMPKLADWTPLEKVAPHREDEEGPSQASFTASTLSASLELVKEGAMDIRQSEAFADLFLKRRGPGQPLELTP, from the coding sequence ATGACGGAGTCTTTCCAGCCCAATCTGGATTTCAACGCCGAGGAGGTCGAGGAGCGCGAGGCCTTCGTCGTCGATCTGGAAGGCTATGAGGGACCGCTGCACGTCCTGCTGGCCCTGGCGCGAAACCAGAAGGTCGATCTGCTGAAGCTGTCGATCACCCAGTTGGCGGAACAGTATCTGGCCTTCGTGCACGAGGCGCGGCGGCGCAACTTCGCCTTGGCGGCGGACTATCTGGTGATGGCGTCGTGGCTGGCCTATCTGAAGTCGCGTCTGCTGCTGCCGCGCACCGACAAGGGCAAGGCCGAGGAACCGCCGGCTGAGGAAATGGCCGCCGCCCTGGCGTTCCGGCTGCAGAAGCTGGAGGCGATGCGAAAGGCTGTCGAACAGCTGATGGCTAGGCCCCAGCTGAAGCGCGACGTCTTCACGCGCGGCGATCCCGAGGCGACGGTGATCACACCCTCGGATCGCATCGACGCCAGCCTGTACGAACTGATGAGCGCCTATGTGGTGCAGCGCCGGCGCGAGGAGGCCCGGCGCTACGCCCCCGGTCAGCGGGTCGAGGCCTTTCCATTGGAAGCTGCCCGCGACTGGCTGCGCGAGATCATGCCGAAGCTGGCCGACTGGACACCGCTGGAAAAGGTGGCGCCGCACCGCGAGGATGAGGAGGGGCCCAGCCAGGCCAGCTTTACGGCCTCGACCCTGTCGGCCAGTCTGGAGCTGGTGAAGGAGGGGGCGATGGACATCCGGCAGAGCGAGGCGTTCGCGGACCTGTTTCTGAAACGGCGTGGACCGGGCCAGCCGCTGGAGCTGACGCCGTGA
- the nagZ gene encoding beta-N-acetylhexosaminidase gives MTSAAIYGCLGHRLTEAEKAFFAEVRPWGFILFRRNIDTPEQVRALTDELRASIGDPEAPILIDQEGGRVQRMGPPHWPKYPPGAAYLKATNELAQARELTRLGARLMAHDLREVGVTVDLLPVLDVPVPGAHDIIGDRAYGVDPETVAVLGRAAAEGLLAGGVLPCIKHMPGHGRAFADTHKDLPTVHADLDTLDAWDFAPFKALSDMPIGMTAHIVFTAIDRKHPATQSKKAIRLIRERLGFGGLLLSDDLVMNALSGSLTQRAHKALKAGCDLVVHWNGDMDEMRQVAEGVGSLKGGARRRAEAALARIVRTPEPLDPVAGHDRFFKAMGGRMDAAKGPDVGEAQA, from the coding sequence GTGACGTCCGCCGCCATCTATGGCTGCCTGGGACATCGGCTGACGGAGGCCGAAAAGGCCTTCTTCGCCGAAGTTCGACCCTGGGGCTTCATCCTGTTCCGGCGCAATATCGACACGCCGGAACAGGTGCGGGCCCTGACCGACGAACTGCGGGCGTCCATCGGCGATCCCGAGGCGCCGATCCTGATCGACCAGGAAGGCGGCCGGGTCCAGCGCATGGGGCCGCCGCACTGGCCGAAATATCCGCCGGGCGCCGCCTATCTGAAGGCGACGAACGAGCTGGCTCAGGCGCGTGAGCTGACGCGCCTGGGCGCACGTCTGATGGCGCACGATCTGCGCGAGGTCGGTGTGACCGTCGATCTGCTGCCGGTGCTGGACGTGCCGGTGCCCGGCGCCCACGACATCATCGGCGACCGCGCCTATGGCGTCGACCCCGAGACGGTCGCCGTGCTGGGCCGGGCGGCGGCGGAGGGGCTGCTGGCCGGCGGGGTTCTGCCCTGCATCAAGCACATGCCGGGCCACGGCCGGGCCTTTGCGGATACGCACAAGGATCTGCCGACGGTTCACGCCGATCTGGACACGCTGGATGCCTGGGACTTTGCCCCGTTCAAGGCCCTGTCGGACATGCCGATCGGCATGACGGCGCACATCGTCTTCACCGCGATCGATCGCAAACATCCGGCCACGCAATCGAAGAAGGCCATTCGCCTGATCCGCGAGCGATTGGGATTCGGCGGTCTGCTGCTGTCCGACGATCTGGTGATGAATGCCCTTTCGGGCTCGCTGACCCAGCGCGCGCACAAGGCCCTGAAGGCTGGCTGCGATCTCGTCGTCCACTGGAACGGCGACATGGACGAAATGCGCCAGGTCGCCGAGGGCGTCGGCTCGCTGAAGGGCGGGGCGCGCCGCCGGGCGGAAGCCGCGCTGGCCCGGATCGTGCGGACGCCCGAGCCGCTGGATCCCGTCGCGGGGCACGACCGCTTCTTCAAGGCCATGGGCGGTCGGATGGACGCCGCCAAGGGGCCGGATGTGGGTGAGGCGCAGGCCTAA
- a CDS encoding SPOR domain-containing protein, producing MSFEDDNKPGRGAYTPPTDDDLPFRRNSYDPRSGRNVGSGGGKAPPVTLIISAVVLLLLIVAVIFFYRSGMRASTDAPPAVGQPVGEMKTAAPIDAQPIDPAEGVRVYRDETETTDAPVTFTPPPEAPQPRPAAPPTAAPIGQGLPPANTATPAAPAPRPTTPTAPVATPATKAPAATGGSASVQIGAFSSTEIADREYAAVAGRFGAYASGAEKRVTEVTSSSGSTLYRTAFSGLSRERAVAFCNALKAAGRDCIVR from the coding sequence ATGTCCTTTGAAGACGACAATAAACCCGGCCGGGGCGCCTATACGCCGCCGACCGACGACGACCTGCCGTTCCGCCGCAATAGCTACGATCCGCGCAGCGGCCGCAATGTCGGCTCGGGCGGAGGCAAGGCGCCGCCCGTGACATTGATCATCAGCGCGGTGGTCCTGCTGCTGCTGATCGTTGCGGTGATCTTCTTCTACCGTTCCGGCATGCGTGCCTCGACCGACGCGCCGCCGGCCGTGGGTCAGCCGGTCGGCGAGATGAAGACCGCCGCGCCCATCGACGCCCAGCCGATCGATCCGGCCGAGGGCGTGCGCGTCTATCGCGACGAGACCGAAACGACCGATGCGCCAGTGACCTTCACCCCGCCGCCCGAGGCGCCCCAGCCGCGTCCGGCCGCGCCGCCGACCGCCGCACCGATCGGACAGGGCCTGCCGCCCGCCAATACGGCGACGCCGGCCGCGCCTGCGCCGCGTCCGACGACTCCGACTGCGCCCGTTGCGACGCCGGCGACCAAGGCTCCGGCCGCGACCGGCGGGTCGGCCTCGGTCCAGATCGGCGCCTTCTCCTCGACCGAGATCGCGGACCGTGAATATGCCGCCGTCGCCGGCCGCTTCGGCGCGTACGCCTCGGGCGCCGAAAAGCGGGTGACCGAAGTGACCTCGTCCAGCGGATCGACCCTGTACCGGACGGCCTTCTCGGGCCTGTCGCGCGAACGGGCGGTGGCCTTCTGCAATGCGCTGAAGGCGGCGGGCCGGGACTGCATCGTCCGGTGA
- a CDS encoding deoxyguanosinetriphosphate triphosphohydrolase — MSHTDLASYAERADLTQGRRVFEPASRTRTAFARDRDRIIHATAFRRLKEKTQVFVAHEGDHYRTRLTHSLEVAQIARSLAHALRLDDDLAETIALAHDLGHPPFAHAGEDELVVQMRDYGGFDHNVQSFRVVTELENRYPQFDGLNLSWETVEGVIKHNGPVSHRLDEPAWSVVRPYAAGGEAGWDLRLGTFASLEAQCAAIADDIAYNNHDVDDGVQAGLITLRDLDQVPLIGPMLAEVRSEYPAIDDRMLRIEAVRRMIGVMVEDVLAETGRRLEEDRIVTTEDVRMAKRTMVDFSHAMHVDLAVLRKFLFERMYRHYRVNRTRSQARRVLSQLFELFMAEPEVMPPEWGEPAMTPDKTQRARAVCDYIAGMTDRYAIEVHQKLFSLDLALDL; from the coding sequence TTGAGCCACACAGACCTCGCCTCCTACGCCGAGCGCGCCGACCTGACGCAAGGCCGCCGCGTTTTCGAGCCCGCCAGCCGCACGCGCACCGCCTTTGCGCGGGACCGTGACCGCATCATCCATGCGACGGCGTTCCGGCGGCTGAAGGAGAAGACCCAGGTCTTCGTGGCGCATGAGGGCGATCACTACCGCACCCGCCTGACCCATTCGCTGGAGGTGGCGCAGATCGCGCGGTCGTTGGCCCATGCGCTGAGGCTGGACGACGACCTGGCCGAAACCATCGCCCTGGCCCACGACCTGGGCCATCCGCCGTTCGCCCACGCCGGCGAGGACGAGCTGGTGGTGCAGATGCGCGACTACGGCGGGTTCGACCACAACGTCCAGAGCTTCCGCGTCGTGACCGAGTTGGAGAACCGCTATCCGCAGTTCGACGGGCTGAACCTGAGCTGGGAGACGGTCGAGGGCGTCATCAAGCACAACGGCCCGGTGTCGCACCGGCTGGACGAGCCGGCCTGGTCGGTGGTGCGTCCCTATGCGGCCGGCGGCGAGGCCGGGTGGGACCTGCGGCTGGGGACGTTCGCCTCGCTGGAGGCCCAGTGCGCGGCCATCGCCGACGACATCGCCTACAACAACCACGACGTGGACGACGGGGTGCAGGCGGGTCTGATCACCCTGCGCGATCTGGATCAGGTGCCGCTGATCGGCCCCATGTTGGCCGAGGTGCGCAGCGAATATCCCGCCATCGACGATCGGATGCTGCGCATCGAAGCGGTGCGGCGGATGATCGGCGTGATGGTCGAGGACGTGCTGGCCGAGACGGGGCGGCGGCTGGAGGAAGACCGGATCGTCACGACCGAGGACGTTCGGATGGCCAAGCGCACAATGGTGGATTTCTCGCACGCCATGCACGTCGATCTGGCGGTGCTGAGGAAGTTCCTGTTCGAGCGGATGTATCGCCACTACCGCGTCAACCGAACCCGCAGCCAGGCGCGGCGCGTGCTGTCGCAGCTGTTCGAACTGTTCATGGCCGAGCCGGAGGTGATGCCGCCGGAGTGGGGCGAACCGGCCATGACCCCGGACAAGACACAGCGGGCGCGCGCCGTGTGCGACTACATCGCCGGCATGACCGACCGTTACGCCATAGAAGTGCACCAGAAGCTGTTCAGCCTCGACCTCGCCCTCGATCTGTGA
- the erpA gene encoding iron-sulfur cluster insertion protein ErpA, translating to MVLAASAAKRLAKLGAAEGKTLMLRVAVDGGGCSGFQYRFELVETAEDDDLRIQADGQTALIDPVSVPFLKNSEIAYVDELAGAQFVVRNPNAASSCGCGVSFSI from the coding sequence ATCGTCCTGGCCGCCAGCGCCGCCAAGCGGCTGGCGAAACTCGGGGCGGCCGAGGGCAAGACCCTGATGTTGCGCGTGGCGGTCGACGGCGGCGGCTGCTCGGGCTTCCAGTATCGGTTCGAACTGGTCGAGACGGCCGAGGACGACGATCTGCGCATTCAGGCCGACGGCCAGACCGCCCTGATCGACCCCGTCTCAGTTCCCTTCCTGAAGAATTCCGAGATCGCTTATGTCGATGAACTGGCCGGCGCCCAGTTCGTCGTCAGGAACCCGAACGCCGCCTCCAGCTGCGGCTGCGGCGTCAGCTTCTCGATCTGA
- a CDS encoding TonB-dependent receptor, with protein MTLASPALAQQATAPAELGEIVVTGSQVRLTSPAAGGQVARGGRVGLLGNLGVMDTPFSTANYTEKLVRDQQARGIGDVLQNDPTVRVSKGFGNFQELYVVRGFPVFSDDMSYNGLYGVLPRQFVAAELVERVEVFRGASTFLNGAAPGGTGVGGAFNLTPKRAGDVPLTRLTGGVSGRDEIYAAADLSRRFGDEGEWGARLNVASRAGESSVEDETGQLRVVGLGLDRRGDRARFSADLGWQDHRIDAPRPSVTPGTAIPDAPSADKNFAQRWTYTDEKQLFGALRGELDLTDSISAWAAFGGRQGEEDNSLANPRADAAGAIRGYRFDNIREDTVWSGDIGVRADLTTGPINHRLVASASQIQSKSKNAWAASSFAGYAMGTLTNPLLSPAPAIGSVSGDLDDPNVTERVKNTSFAVADVLSFLDGRVLATVGLRYQEIETRSYAYADGAFTSGYSSDATTPAFAVVYKPSDTISLYANYAEALVPGTTAPAVVNGVTVINGGEVLSPFRAEQAEIGAKYDAGSYGGTLSVFRTTLPSAFFDPDTAVYSDGGEQENQGVELTVYGEPITGLRLIGGATWLDAEINRSLTAANAGKSAIGVPDFQANLNVEWDVPIVSGLTVEGRAVHTGAQPANATNTLELESWTRFDAGVRYAFVAGDKPVTLRARVENVADEDQWVAVGGYPGSNYLTLGAPRTLRLSVSTEF; from the coding sequence ATGACGCTCGCCTCGCCAGCCCTGGCGCAGCAGGCGACGGCTCCGGCGGAGCTGGGCGAGATCGTGGTGACGGGATCGCAGGTGCGGTTGACCTCGCCGGCAGCGGGCGGTCAGGTGGCGCGCGGGGGACGGGTCGGCCTGCTGGGCAATCTGGGCGTGATGGACACGCCGTTCTCGACCGCCAACTACACTGAAAAATTGGTGCGTGATCAGCAGGCGCGCGGCATCGGCGACGTGCTGCAGAACGACCCGACGGTGCGTGTGTCCAAGGGATTCGGCAACTTCCAGGAGCTGTATGTCGTTCGCGGCTTCCCGGTCTTCTCGGACGACATGAGCTACAACGGCCTTTACGGCGTGCTGCCGCGCCAGTTCGTGGCGGCCGAACTGGTCGAGCGGGTCGAGGTGTTTCGCGGGGCCAGCACCTTCCTGAACGGCGCCGCGCCAGGCGGAACGGGGGTCGGCGGCGCCTTCAACCTGACGCCGAAGCGGGCGGGGGACGTCCCGCTGACCCGCCTGACCGGAGGCGTGTCGGGCCGAGACGAGATCTATGCCGCCGCCGACCTGTCCCGCCGTTTCGGCGACGAAGGCGAATGGGGCGCGCGTCTGAACGTCGCCAGCCGCGCGGGCGAGAGCTCGGTCGAGGACGAGACCGGCCAACTGCGGGTCGTCGGCCTTGGACTGGACCGCCGAGGCGATCGCGCCCGGTTTTCGGCCGATCTGGGCTGGCAGGATCACCGGATCGATGCGCCCCGTCCCAGCGTGACGCCGGGAACCGCCATCCCTGACGCGCCCTCGGCCGACAAGAACTTCGCCCAGCGCTGGACCTACACCGACGAGAAGCAGCTGTTCGGCGCCTTGCGCGGCGAGCTTGACCTGACCGACAGCATCAGCGCCTGGGCCGCTTTCGGCGGGCGTCAGGGCGAGGAAGACAACAGCCTGGCCAATCCGCGCGCCGACGCGGCGGGCGCGATCCGCGGCTATCGCTTCGACAATATTCGCGAGGACACGGTGTGGTCTGGCGACATCGGCGTGCGCGCCGATCTGACGACCGGCCCGATCAACCATCGCCTGGTCGCCTCGGCCTCGCAGATCCAGTCGAAGTCGAAGAACGCCTGGGCGGCGTCGAGCTTCGCCGGCTATGCGATGGGGACGCTGACCAATCCGCTGTTGTCGCCGGCGCCGGCCATCGGCAGCGTCTCGGGCGATCTGGATGATCCCAACGTCACCGAGCGGGTCAAGAACACCAGTTTCGCCGTCGCCGATGTCTTGTCCTTCCTGGACGGACGGGTGCTGGCGACAGTCGGCCTCCGCTATCAGGAGATCGAGACCCGATCCTATGCCTATGCCGACGGCGCATTTACGTCGGGCTATTCCAGCGACGCGACGACGCCGGCCTTCGCGGTGGTCTACAAGCCCAGCGACACGATCTCGCTGTACGCCAACTATGCCGAAGCCCTGGTTCCGGGCACGACCGCGCCGGCGGTGGTCAACGGCGTGACGGTGATCAACGGCGGGGAGGTCCTGTCGCCCTTCCGCGCCGAGCAGGCCGAGATCGGCGCCAAATACGACGCCGGTTCATATGGCGGCACGCTGAGCGTCTTCCGCACGACCCTGCCCAGCGCCTTTTTCGATCCGGACACCGCCGTCTATTCGGACGGCGGCGAGCAGGAGAACCAGGGCGTCGAACTGACCGTATATGGCGAGCCGATCACGGGCTTGCGTCTGATCGGCGGCGCGACCTGGCTGGACGCCGAGATCAACCGTTCGCTGACCGCCGCCAATGCGGGTAAGTCGGCCATCGGCGTGCCGGACTTCCAGGCCAATCTGAACGTCGAGTGGGACGTGCCGATCGTCAGCGGTCTGACGGTCGAGGGCCGGGCGGTTCACACCGGCGCCCAGCCGGCCAATGCGACCAATACGCTGGAGCTGGAAAGCTGGACCCGGTTCGACGCCGGGGTGCGCTACGCCTTCGTGGCGGGTGACAAGCCGGTGACGCTGCGGGCGCGGGTGGAGAATGTCGCGGATGAGGATCAGTGGGTCGCAGTCGGCGGCTATCCGGGATCGAACTATCTGACGCTGGGCGCGCCGCGGACCTTGCGTCTGTCGGTCTCCACCGAGTTCTGA
- a CDS encoding metalloregulator ArsR/SmtB family transcription factor, translating to MNTLFKALSHPVRRRIIAMLRAGPLASGDIAAAFDISWPTITGHLNALKEAGLVSPEREGQTIRYRLEISAVEEAMAFLMDIVGTGEATAPLPQPSKEARR from the coding sequence ATGAACACTCTGTTCAAGGCCCTGTCGCATCCGGTGCGCCGCCGCATCATCGCCATGCTGCGCGCCGGTCCGCTGGCCTCCGGCGATATCGCCGCCGCCTTCGACATAAGCTGGCCCACCATCACAGGTCACCTCAACGCCCTGAAGGAGGCCGGTCTGGTCAGCCCGGAGCGCGAGGGCCAGACCATCCGCTATCGCCTTGAAATCTCGGCGGTCGAGGAGGCCATGGCCTTTCTGATGGATATTGTCGGGACCGGCGAAGCGACCGCCCCCCTGCCCCAGCCCTCAAAGGAAGCACGCCGATGA
- a CDS encoding SdpI family protein: MKYRLSLLDYLTLAVFGVQAAFALYIGVNGPTTPMPMHWNADWQVDRWGDRVEFATFAGGMAVIGFIAAAGLGLAAMRAEDQGDASRRRSMRIGKGLTVFIVAAIGLIIAWASLGHATVDSGPAVMTGALSLILLVTGAFLGRVAPNPLIGVRTPWSYKSRLAWDRSNRLAGRLFCLVGLAGLIAAPLAPPPYGVTALVAAVIVVAGLSIFESWRVWRADPDRQPF; the protein is encoded by the coding sequence ATGAAGTATCGCTTGAGCCTGCTGGACTATCTGACACTCGCCGTCTTCGGCGTGCAGGCGGCGTTCGCCCTCTATATCGGCGTCAACGGCCCGACGACGCCCATGCCGATGCACTGGAACGCGGACTGGCAGGTTGATCGCTGGGGCGACCGAGTGGAGTTCGCGACCTTCGCGGGCGGCATGGCGGTGATCGGCTTCATCGCCGCCGCCGGCCTGGGTCTGGCCGCAATGCGCGCAGAGGACCAAGGCGACGCCTCACGGCGTCGCTCGATGCGGATCGGCAAGGGGCTGACCGTGTTCATCGTCGCCGCCATCGGCCTGATCATCGCCTGGGCCAGCCTGGGGCACGCAACCGTCGACAGCGGCCCCGCCGTCATGACCGGCGCCTTGTCGCTGATCCTGCTGGTCACCGGCGCCTTCCTCGGACGTGTCGCGCCCAATCCCCTGATCGGCGTGCGCACGCCCTGGAGCTACAAGAGCCGCTTGGCCTGGGACCGCTCGAACCGTCTGGCCGGCCGCCTGTTCTGTCTGGTCGGCCTGGCCGGCCTGATCGCCGCGCCGCTTGCGCCCCCGCCCTACGGCGTCACGGCCCTGGTCGCCGCCGTCATCGTCGTCGCGGGTCTTTCGATCTTCGAGAGCTGGCGCGTCTGGCGCGCCGATCCCGACCGCCAACCCTTCTGA
- a CDS encoding alpha/beta hydrolase: MLTLTHALLAASLLAGPVSTDIALPAQPAPLHGTLLTPEAPTAVAVILPGSGPTDRDGNSPMGVAASTYRLLAEGLAEQGVATVRIDKRGIAASAAAGLDESKLRFDDYAADARAWAAEAASRAGKSCAWLIGHSEGALVALKAVEGGDDKVCGLILLAGAGRPAGAGIREQLQAGLPEPMKPQAFAALTELEAGRTVADTPPALAALFRPSVQPYLISWLPLDPAALLAAYDGPVFIGQGTTDLQVTVTDAQALAAADPKATLKLWEGVNHLLKIAPADRAANLATYADPALPLAPGVAQDVAAFIKTNAAR, encoded by the coding sequence ATGCTGACGCTGACCCACGCCCTTCTCGCCGCCAGCCTGCTCGCCGGCCCGGTCTCGACCGACATCGCCCTGCCCGCCCAGCCCGCGCCCTTGCATGGCACGCTGCTGACGCCGGAGGCGCCGACGGCCGTCGCCGTCATCCTGCCCGGCTCAGGCCCAACCGATCGGGACGGGAACAGCCCGATGGGCGTCGCCGCCTCCACCTACCGGCTGCTGGCCGAGGGCCTGGCGGAACAGGGCGTCGCCACCGTCCGCATCGACAAGCGCGGCATTGCGGCCAGCGCCGCCGCCGGGCTCGATGAATCCAAGCTGCGCTTCGACGACTACGCCGCCGACGCCCGCGCCTGGGCTGCCGAGGCCGCCTCGCGCGCCGGAAAATCCTGCGCCTGGCTGATCGGCCACAGCGAAGGCGCCCTGGTTGCGCTGAAGGCGGTCGAGGGCGGAGACGACAAGGTCTGCGGCCTGATCCTGCTGGCCGGCGCGGGTCGCCCAGCCGGCGCAGGGATTCGCGAGCAGCTACAAGCCGGCCTGCCCGAGCCGATGAAGCCCCAAGCCTTCGCCGCCCTGACCGAGCTCGAGGCCGGCCGCACCGTCGCCGACACGCCGCCTGCCTTGGCAGCCCTGTTCCGCCCGTCGGTCCAGCCCTATCTGATCTCGTGGCTGCCGCTGGACCCCGCCGCCCTGCTCGCCGCCTACGACGGCCCGGTCTTCATCGGCCAGGGGACCACCGACCTCCAGGTCACGGTCACGGACGCCCAGGCCCTGGCCGCCGCCGACCCAAAGGCCACGCTGAAACTCTGGGAGGGCGTCAACCACCTCCTCAAGATCGCCCCCGCCGACCGCGCCGCCAATCTGGCCACCTACGCCGACCCGGCGTTGCCTCTGGCCCCCGGCGTGGCGCAGGACGTGGCGGCCTTCATCAAGACGAACGCCGCCCGCTGA
- a CDS encoding alpha/beta hydrolase: MALAGLIGAAVLASGFAVTRGSDVGSAQAVAEGRTTGVWQAPGGARQIPIWPNGAPDMEDVSQPSESVLTRRTPEAVDGDVSQAVFDVTEPTMTVFPPQGKNTGAAVVVFPGGGFRAVVVTVEGTEICNWIAARGVTCILSKYRVPRSNHYWDDDLGRAVTPRVPRALQDAQRTVRLVRSQARELQINPTKIGVMGFSAGGYLVAQTSNIFEPAYSPVDEIDQVSSRPDFAIAFFPGHICRRGGVFDPGLKVTQEAPPTFLIAAWDDPTNEICNSTLYARALDQAGVPAEVHLFSTGGHAFGLRRNHSPDTVWPGLLETWLEERGILPKG, from the coding sequence ATGGCTCTGGCAGGGCTTATCGGGGCGGCAGTGCTCGCGAGCGGCTTCGCCGTCACCCGCGGTTCTGACGTCGGATCGGCACAAGCTGTCGCGGAAGGCCGCACAACAGGCGTCTGGCAAGCTCCGGGGGGCGCCCGCCAAATCCCGATCTGGCCGAATGGCGCGCCGGACATGGAAGACGTGAGCCAGCCTTCCGAGAGCGTCTTGACGCGCAGGACGCCCGAAGCCGTTGATGGCGACGTGTCCCAAGCCGTATTCGACGTGACCGAACCTACGATGACTGTCTTCCCACCGCAGGGCAAAAACACCGGGGCGGCAGTCGTCGTCTTTCCCGGCGGAGGATTCCGTGCGGTGGTAGTTACCGTCGAGGGGACGGAAATCTGCAACTGGATCGCTGCGCGAGGCGTCACCTGCATCCTGTCAAAGTACCGCGTTCCGCGTAGCAATCACTACTGGGATGACGACCTCGGCCGGGCCGTGACGCCGCGAGTGCCTCGTGCCCTTCAGGACGCACAGCGCACCGTAAGATTGGTCCGCTCACAGGCGCGGGAACTTCAGATCAATCCTACCAAGATCGGGGTGATGGGCTTTTCGGCCGGCGGCTATCTGGTCGCGCAGACGAGCAACATTTTCGAGCCCGCCTATTCCCCCGTCGATGAGATCGATCAGGTCAGCAGCCGGCCCGACTTCGCCATCGCCTTTTTCCCCGGCCACATCTGCCGACGCGGCGGTGTTTTTGATCCCGGGCTGAAGGTGACCCAAGAGGCTCCGCCAACCTTTCTGATCGCCGCGTGGGACGATCCGACGAATGAAATCTGCAACAGCACGCTCTACGCGCGAGCACTGGATCAGGCCGGGGTTCCGGCCGAGGTTCATCTGTTCTCCACCGGTGGGCATGCCTTCGGTCTGCGGCGGAACCACAGCCCGGACACGGTCTGGCCCGGACTGCTGGAAACCTGGCTGGAGGAACGGGGCATTCTGCCTAAAGGCTGA